One part of the Sporosarcina ureae genome encodes these proteins:
- a CDS encoding 3-hydroxyacyl-CoA dehydrogenase produces the protein MNMDHVSAVITGGASGLGEATAREIVASGGNVTIFDLQEDRGNKLVKELGDHATFVKTDVTSAESVQAALDHAVSTFGTINAVVNCAGIGVAEKTYSGRKGAHNLENFSKVIQINLIGTFNTIRLATEHMAKNEPNDNGEKGVIVNTASVAAFDGQIGQVAYAASKGGIVSMTLPLARDLASEGIRVMTIAPGLFETPMFASLPEKAKESLGAMVPFPSRLGYPEEYAQLVKGIFENTMLNGETIRLDGAVRMQPK, from the coding sequence ATGAATATGGATCACGTATCAGCAGTTATTACAGGAGGCGCATCAGGGTTAGGCGAAGCGACAGCAAGAGAGATCGTCGCGTCTGGCGGAAACGTTACGATTTTTGATTTGCAGGAAGATCGAGGGAATAAGTTGGTGAAGGAGCTTGGCGATCATGCGACATTCGTAAAGACGGATGTCACTAGCGCAGAAAGTGTTCAAGCTGCGTTAGATCATGCCGTCAGTACTTTTGGCACGATTAATGCAGTTGTCAATTGCGCGGGAATTGGTGTCGCGGAGAAAACGTACAGCGGCAGAAAAGGCGCACATAACTTAGAGAACTTTAGTAAAGTCATTCAGATAAATTTAATCGGAACATTTAATACGATCCGACTCGCTACCGAACATATGGCGAAGAATGAACCGAATGATAATGGAGAAAAAGGAGTTATTGTAAATACAGCATCTGTGGCGGCATTTGACGGACAGATTGGCCAAGTAGCGTATGCGGCATCGAAAGGCGGGATCGTCAGTATGACATTGCCGCTGGCGAGAGACTTAGCATCTGAAGGAATCCGCGTGATGACCATCGCACCGGGTTTGTTTGAAACACCGATGTTTGCTTCATTGCCAGAGAAGGCAAAAGAATCTCTTGGGGCGATGGTCCCTTTCCCTTCGCGACTAGGCTACCCTGAAGAATATGCACAACTAGTAAAAGGTATTTTCGAAAATACGATGCTAAATGGGGAAACAATTCGCCTCGATGGCGCAGTCCGCATGCAGCCTAAGTAA
- a CDS encoding TetR/AcrR family transcriptional regulator yields MSLREKKVEKKKEEIRQSAMSVIAEKGYHATTMEDIAAKLLMTKGSVYYYFKDKEALVYDSHKILLEQSIEQLNEVLAEELPSIAKLRKAMIVHMEYVITERTDFFIGAKPDQVFVGEHLEEIIRLRNEYSDCMDGLIKQGIEDGSFANVDSNIVNNIILGAMNNVVIWYSPKGSKSIQELANSIADYLLKILV; encoded by the coding sequence ATGTCATTACGAGAGAAGAAAGTAGAAAAGAAAAAAGAAGAGATTCGGCAATCCGCTATGAGTGTGATTGCGGAAAAAGGATATCATGCTACTACGATGGAAGACATTGCAGCGAAGTTACTCATGACGAAGGGTTCCGTTTACTATTATTTTAAAGATAAAGAAGCACTAGTGTATGACAGTCACAAAATACTTCTAGAACAAAGTATCGAGCAACTTAACGAAGTGTTGGCGGAAGAACTTCCTTCTATAGCGAAGCTTCGGAAGGCTATGATTGTCCATATGGAATATGTCATTACAGAAAGAACGGACTTCTTTATAGGTGCTAAGCCGGATCAAGTTTTCGTAGGAGAGCATTTAGAGGAAATCATACGTCTACGAAATGAATACAGTGATTGCATGGACGGACTGATTAAACAAGGGATTGAGGATGGTAGTTTTGCAAATGTAGATAGTAATATTGTGAATAATATTATCCTAGGTGCCATGAATAATGTGGTGATTTGGTATTCTCCAAAAGGTAGTAAAAGTATACAAGAGTTAGCCAATTCGATTGCCGATTATTTACTGAAGATCTTAGTCTAA
- a CDS encoding methyltransferase family protein, giving the protein MQGYIAVTTISLLIILVIIRSIQLKKFGINVFKFGHMDKKDFIIPPFALLLLYLITSNAFNLPRLGTELFTNGIVGWIGVALCSAGLLLFLYSLISFGKSFRVGIDEESPGTLITTGAFSISRNPIYTAFGMVLCGEFLIYPNWILLIYLISAFWLFNRQVRLEEQSLVKIYGEEYVQYCQNVRRYI; this is encoded by the coding sequence ATGCAGGGATATATTGCTGTTACAACCATTTCACTATTAATCATACTCGTAATTATTCGGTCGATTCAATTAAAGAAATTCGGCATTAACGTATTTAAATTTGGTCACATGGACAAAAAAGATTTCATCATACCGCCCTTTGCGTTGCTGTTGTTATATTTAATCACTTCAAACGCTTTTAATTTACCAAGGTTGGGAACAGAGCTATTTACTAACGGCATTGTGGGGTGGATTGGTGTCGCCCTTTGCTCCGCTGGACTTTTGCTATTCCTTTATAGCTTAATTTCATTCGGGAAAAGCTTTAGGGTAGGCATTGATGAAGAGAGCCCAGGTACACTGATTACTACTGGCGCTTTTTCCATTAGTCGAAACCCGATTTATACTGCTTTTGGAATGGTCTTATGTGGTGAATTTCTCATTTACCCCAATTGGATCCTATTAATATATTTGATTTCAGCTTTTTGGTTATTTAATCGACAAGTACGACTCGAAGAACAGTCTTTAGTAAAAATTTATGGAGAAGAGTACGTACAGTACTGCCAAAACGTTCGTCGATACATATAA
- a CDS encoding SLC13 family permease yields the protein MKEMASTTWQRLWRSHNQAKDLLNFFSHKKKLTTAQDHVQVGGQQASPQPPDQNSDKSTSYSTVQRVGLILGPLLFIIMMFFLSPEGMNPAAKSVLAVTLWVATWWITEAIPIPVTSLLPIVLLPLTGAMEADAVTSSYGNDIIFLFLGGFFIATAMEKWNLHKRLALGIIAFIGTGTQRILLGFMTATAFLSMWVSNTAAVMMMIPMGLAITAQVAAALKGTPEEKELPKFEKTLIFGIGYAGTIGGLGTLIGTPPNIILAAQVKELFGVEISFAGWMLIAVPIVIVLLFSTWIYLGRFAFKMNIKGLPGGKEVIQEERKALGKMTFEEKAVGAVFAFAAFMWITREFLWINILPSLKDGMIAVIAAALLFTIPTSKKFGKRILGWEDSKEIPWGILLLFGGGLAIAAGFRETGLSEWIGSQLTALEGLHMIVIIAASSFLVLALTEFTSNTATATMILPILAALALTMNIHPYALMVPAAMAANCAFMLPVGTPPNAIIFATEKLRLSEMVRVGFIINVFVLILIVLAAYFLLPLLWGIDLQVVPEEFYANFK from the coding sequence ATGAAGGAAATGGCATCAACTACTTGGCAAAGATTATGGCGTTCACATAATCAGGCGAAAGATTTATTGAATTTCTTTTCACATAAGAAAAAACTAACGACCGCACAAGATCACGTACAAGTAGGTGGGCAACAGGCTTCGCCCCAACCTCCTGATCAGAATTCGGATAAAAGTACGTCCTATTCTACCGTCCAACGCGTCGGTCTAATTCTAGGTCCGCTTTTATTTATTATTATGATGTTCTTTTTATCTCCTGAAGGGATGAATCCGGCAGCGAAATCGGTGCTTGCGGTGACTCTGTGGGTGGCGACTTGGTGGATTACTGAAGCGATTCCGATTCCCGTCACTTCGTTGCTTCCTATCGTTTTATTACCGTTAACGGGCGCTATGGAAGCGGATGCAGTAACCTCTTCGTACGGTAATGATATTATTTTCTTGTTTTTAGGTGGATTCTTTATTGCCACAGCGATGGAAAAATGGAACTTACATAAACGACTTGCACTTGGTATTATCGCGTTCATCGGTACAGGAACGCAGCGGATTTTGCTTGGTTTCATGACTGCGACCGCATTTTTATCGATGTGGGTTTCTAATACCGCAGCAGTTATGATGATGATTCCGATGGGCTTGGCGATTACCGCTCAGGTGGCAGCCGCTTTAAAGGGCACACCGGAAGAAAAAGAACTGCCGAAGTTTGAAAAGACACTTATATTCGGTATTGGTTACGCAGGAACGATTGGTGGACTAGGTACGTTAATAGGTACACCACCCAATATTATTCTGGCGGCACAAGTAAAAGAATTATTCGGTGTCGAGATATCCTTCGCAGGTTGGATGCTGATCGCGGTACCTATTGTTATAGTTCTCTTGTTTTCGACATGGATCTATCTGGGACGATTTGCTTTTAAGATGAATATTAAAGGTCTTCCGGGTGGAAAAGAAGTGATCCAAGAAGAACGGAAAGCATTAGGGAAGATGACATTCGAAGAGAAAGCAGTGGGAGCTGTTTTCGCATTTGCGGCGTTTATGTGGATTACACGAGAATTCCTTTGGATTAATATTCTTCCGTCATTAAAAGACGGCATGATTGCGGTAATAGCTGCAGCATTGTTGTTTACTATTCCAACTTCCAAGAAATTCGGCAAACGTATTCTAGGATGGGAAGATTCCAAAGAAATTCCATGGGGCATCTTGTTGTTGTTCGGTGGAGGACTAGCGATCGCAGCAGGTTTCCGTGAAACGGGGCTTTCTGAATGGATTGGATCGCAATTGACGGCTTTGGAAGGACTTCATATGATTGTGATCATTGCGGCTTCCTCATTCCTTGTTTTAGCTTTAACGGAGTTCACTTCCAATACAGCGACCGCTACAATGATTCTGCCTATATTGGCTGCTCTAGCTCTAACAATGAATATCCACCCGTATGCATTGATGGTACCCGCTGCCATGGCTGCAAACTGTGCATTTATGTTGCCAGTAGGTACACCACCAAATGCTATCATTTTCGCTACGGAGAAACTCCGCTTAAGTGAAATGGTACGCGTTGGATTTATCATTAATGTGTTTGTGCTAATTCTCATTGTATTAGCTGCCTACTTCTTACTACCACTTCTTTGGGGAATTGATTTGCAAGTGGTACCAGAAGAGTTTTATGCGAATTTTAAATAA
- a CDS encoding response regulator codes for MMIRVLIIEDDPMVAKFNGIYLESIPGFTIAGFAKNVAEGRTFLESSPVDLILLDVYMKGPTGLDLLTELRKEGDSVDVILITAANDKDSVQQALRYGAVDYLIKPFTFERFQNALLQFKKQFYLMNQHDEISQDEIDNLLHASDRINSDLFELPKGLTKTTFTRIAKKIIAWQGSTFSTAELADDIGVSSVSTRKYLHYLVAHKLIDTDVVYQETGRPLTNYRLRLEKVYILQSLLRE; via the coding sequence ATGATGATTCGAGTGTTAATAATTGAAGATGATCCTATGGTAGCGAAATTTAATGGGATTTATTTAGAAAGCATTCCAGGCTTTACAATAGCAGGCTTTGCGAAAAATGTAGCCGAAGGTCGGACGTTCTTGGAGTCTTCGCCAGTGGATCTCATTTTACTGGATGTCTATATGAAAGGACCGACTGGACTCGATTTATTAACGGAACTTCGGAAAGAAGGCGACTCGGTAGATGTGATTTTGATCACAGCAGCTAATGATAAAGACTCTGTACAACAGGCGCTTCGCTATGGAGCCGTTGACTACTTGATCAAGCCATTTACTTTTGAACGGTTTCAGAATGCCTTGCTGCAGTTTAAAAAGCAATTTTATTTGATGAATCAGCATGACGAAATTAGCCAGGATGAAATTGATAATTTGCTTCATGCTTCAGATCGAATAAACAGTGACCTATTTGAATTGCCGAAAGGTCTGACGAAAACGACATTCACTCGTATCGCCAAGAAAATTATCGCATGGCAAGGAAGTACATTTTCTACAGCGGAGCTCGCAGACGATATTGGGGTTTCGAGCGTATCGACACGAAAGTATTTACATTATCTAGTGGCACATAAACTAATCGATACCGATGTAGTGTATCAGGAAACAGGTCGTCCGCTAACGAACTACCGACTGCGACTTGAAAAAGTGTATATCCTTCAATCACTCCTACGTGAATAA
- the dcuS gene encoding DcuS/MalK family sensor histidine kinase, translating into MKKHNKRPISMQVWLTALVGLVVFVSLSVTGFLIGGSAADRARDSQSEKAMNIAITISHTQSVIDGLTGKGPIEEIQAFTQSVQDETQVEYIVVMNTERIRQSHPVAERIGQYFVGGDEDLAFDGQQYTSMATGTLGKSMRAFVPIWAEGQIIGVVAVGIMMDNVRSAVLESVNSSFIGIGFGLLIGLVGAILLARKVKRTLFGLEPGEIAQQLREREAMLEAVRDGIIAINDQAEIVLVNQAAITLFRSAGVEGNPLGKSIQSFVPSLPLQQMLEDKKPQYDQELKLNGLDVVVTQVPVISNDQLVGALAIFRDKSELTSLVEQLTGARIYAETLRHQTHEFMNKLHVIMAMVHTKSYDELKEYTSYISDTYQKETGVVSRLVKDPVIAGYLMSKLSESRESGILIKLDGNHPLPPLQKMEHMDKIITIVGNLLDNACDVVSEQVDGEVQLTLDYVASQLQFSVRDNGPGILLENIEEVFEQGISSKGEGHGYGLYLAKIALDELNGEWTVSSTKGNGTEFTVRVPYTGEE; encoded by the coding sequence ATGAAAAAACATAATAAGAGACCGATTAGTATGCAAGTCTGGTTGACTGCTTTGGTCGGTCTAGTGGTCTTCGTTTCTCTTTCTGTCACTGGTTTTTTAATTGGAGGCAGTGCAGCGGATCGGGCGAGGGATTCACAATCGGAAAAAGCGATGAATATCGCCATCACGATAAGCCATACACAGTCGGTCATTGATGGTTTAACAGGAAAAGGGCCGATTGAGGAAATTCAGGCGTTTACACAATCGGTTCAAGACGAAACACAAGTGGAATATATTGTCGTCATGAATACTGAACGTATCCGACAATCCCATCCAGTAGCTGAACGTATTGGTCAATATTTTGTTGGCGGTGACGAAGACTTGGCTTTTGACGGGCAGCAGTATACGTCGATGGCGACAGGGACGCTTGGGAAATCGATGAGGGCGTTCGTTCCCATTTGGGCGGAAGGTCAGATTATCGGTGTGGTTGCGGTCGGTATTATGATGGATAACGTCCGTTCCGCTGTTTTAGAAAGCGTCAATTCTAGTTTTATTGGAATTGGATTTGGTTTACTGATCGGTTTAGTGGGCGCTATTTTATTGGCAAGAAAAGTGAAGCGTACGTTATTTGGACTGGAACCGGGGGAAATCGCCCAGCAACTTCGCGAACGAGAAGCGATGCTAGAAGCGGTTCGTGACGGGATTATTGCGATTAATGATCAAGCAGAAATTGTGTTAGTGAATCAAGCGGCTATTACACTTTTCCGTTCGGCGGGTGTAGAAGGCAATCCTCTTGGAAAGTCGATTCAATCGTTTGTTCCGTCACTTCCTCTGCAGCAGATGCTCGAAGATAAAAAGCCCCAGTATGATCAAGAGCTGAAATTAAATGGGCTAGATGTCGTAGTGACGCAAGTACCTGTCATTTCCAATGATCAGTTAGTCGGTGCACTTGCTATATTCCGTGATAAATCCGAACTCACTTCCCTAGTGGAACAACTAACTGGCGCTAGAATATATGCGGAAACATTAAGACATCAAACACATGAATTCATGAATAAACTACATGTCATCATGGCAATGGTTCATACGAAATCCTATGATGAGTTAAAAGAGTATACGTCTTATATTTCAGATACGTACCAAAAGGAAACAGGTGTCGTATCTAGACTTGTTAAAGATCCTGTCATCGCGGGCTATTTAATGAGCAAATTAAGTGAATCACGCGAGTCAGGCATACTTATCAAGTTAGATGGAAATCATCCGCTGCCTCCGTTACAAAAGATGGAGCATATGGACAAGATCATTACTATAGTAGGGAATTTACTCGACAACGCTTGCGACGTGGTAAGTGAACAAGTCGACGGTGAGGTTCAATTGACTCTGGATTACGTAGCGTCACAATTACAATTCAGCGTACGAGATAATGGGCCGGGGATCCTTTTAGAAAATATAGAAGAAGTATTTGAACAGGGAATCTCGTCCAAAGGAGAAGGGCATGGATATGGATTGTATTTAGCTAAAATCGCATTGGATGAATTAAACGGCGAGTGGACGGTATCTTCTACGAAAGGGAATGGGACAGAATTTACGGTTCGTGTGCCATATACAGGTGAAGAATGA
- the gloB gene encoding hydroxyacylglutathione hydrolase, whose product MNIHPIKAFSDNYIWCIQEETEVVVVDPGKASVVLDYLEENQLRLAAILLTHMHEDHTGGVREILASHPECLVYGPEETKDLVNSVVKEEDSFNLLSQTFQVYESGGHTHGHISFLMGNHLFCGDALFSAGCGRVFTGDYEAQYETLQKFKHLDDDINVYAGHEYTETNLRFAYEIQPDNKKISNSLDEVQEMRAKDQPTLPSTIGREKEINLFLQAETLEDFIELRNARDNF is encoded by the coding sequence GTGAATATTCATCCAATCAAAGCCTTTTCTGATAATTATATATGGTGCATTCAAGAAGAAACAGAGGTAGTTGTGGTGGATCCAGGAAAAGCGAGTGTTGTCCTAGATTACCTTGAAGAAAATCAGCTTCGTTTGGCTGCCATTCTTTTAACGCATATGCATGAAGATCATACTGGCGGAGTACGAGAGATTCTCGCGAGTCATCCGGAATGTCTTGTTTATGGACCGGAAGAAACGAAAGACTTGGTGAATAGTGTGGTAAAGGAAGAGGACTCCTTTAACTTGTTGAGCCAAACTTTCCAAGTCTACGAATCAGGAGGTCATACGCATGGCCACATCAGTTTCTTAATGGGAAATCATCTATTTTGTGGAGATGCCTTATTTTCAGCAGGATGCGGTCGGGTCTTTACAGGCGATTACGAAGCTCAATATGAAACGTTGCAGAAATTTAAGCACTTGGACGATGATATAAACGTTTATGCCGGTCACGAGTATACCGAAACTAATTTACGTTTTGCATACGAAATACAGCCGGATAATAAAAAAATCTCCAACTCATTGGATGAAGTCCAAGAAATGCGTGCTAAAGATCAGCCAACGCTCCCGTCAACAATCGGCAGAGAGAAGGAAATTAACCTCTTTTTGCAAGCGGAAACTTTGGAAGACTTTATCGAATTACGTAACGCGCGTGATAATTTCTAA
- a CDS encoding VOC family protein, translating into MNQVLVEICLRVRDIDATLDFYTELFDFEVASRREFPEHKFDLIYLNSPGASVQIELTYNYDAEPYVIGNGFSHLGVTADDLEKMHEICKASPYETGELKGLAGGAPSYFFVTDPDGYRIEVKRKH; encoded by the coding sequence ATGAACCAAGTACTTGTTGAAATTTGTTTACGTGTTAGAGACATTGATGCGACTTTAGATTTTTATACGGAGCTCTTTGATTTTGAAGTAGCCAGTCGCAGAGAATTCCCAGAGCATAAATTTGATTTAATCTATCTAAATTCACCAGGCGCGTCAGTACAAATAGAACTTACGTATAATTATGATGCAGAACCATATGTTATTGGAAATGGTTTCAGTCATTTAGGCGTAACCGCAGATGATTTAGAAAAAATGCATGAAATTTGTAAAGCTTCTCCTTATGAAACAGGTGAGTTAAAAGGACTTGCAGGTGGAGCACCATCTTACTTCTTCGTTACTGATCCTGACGGCTATAGAATTGAAGTAAAGCGTAAGCACTAA
- a CDS encoding phytoene desaturase family protein, protein MTKTVCIIGAGIGGLMAGALLAKEGYAVTVLEKATKVGGSAGSYVRNKHTFPTGATIAFGLEEHGLLDTLFNELDMNIPYTLLDHPMDVLLEDRRISLYRDRTAWKEELGQVFHERKRDVLAFWNRVEQISAGVFDVTATGVSLPIQHMYDLGKLPGHAVFHAGSMLRLARYATRTVEDLLRVYKLDTYEPLRQFLDAQLLDAAQTYCTKAALLPSSLALTIYGRGSFYVDKGMSQLSVALAERIIELGGEVVKASAVNELFYKDKKWHVKSRKRSGTYDLVINNSGISFGPRTSHSESKQFSWGAFRIDALLNGTFWQRELGGRQLPFALQIIPDKAQSILYSDGHGPVYVTFQPAYDKRNERIEDEVMMTCSIHADTEQWGLLSKDEYKQLKEAMTKAMLTEIQKVFPIEDYLIYSEAGTPETYKTYIGKTSVGGFPLTVRNAILKPKSVRSALPQFYIAGEQSFPGPGTLSSALSGSHIARAILKEWPIT, encoded by the coding sequence TTGACTAAAACCGTTTGCATCATTGGAGCAGGTATCGGAGGGCTGATGGCAGGCGCTTTGTTAGCAAAAGAAGGCTACGCGGTCACTGTTTTGGAAAAAGCGACAAAAGTAGGTGGATCAGCGGGGTCGTATGTACGAAACAAGCATACATTTCCTACTGGTGCGACGATTGCTTTCGGTTTGGAAGAACACGGTTTGCTTGATACGTTATTCAATGAACTCGATATGAATATTCCATACACATTGCTCGATCACCCAATGGATGTTTTGCTAGAAGACCGCAGAATATCATTGTACAGGGACAGAACCGCGTGGAAAGAAGAGCTCGGCCAAGTCTTTCATGAAAGAAAACGAGATGTCTTGGCTTTCTGGAATAGAGTAGAGCAAATTAGCGCAGGGGTATTTGATGTGACGGCTACCGGTGTTTCTTTACCCATTCAGCATATGTATGATCTCGGGAAACTACCTGGCCATGCTGTATTCCATGCGGGCAGTATGTTGCGATTGGCACGCTATGCGACACGCACGGTGGAAGATTTGCTGCGTGTATATAAGCTAGATACATATGAACCGCTACGGCAATTTCTTGACGCGCAACTGCTTGATGCGGCACAAACGTATTGCACAAAAGCCGCTTTATTACCCTCGAGTCTTGCGCTGACGATCTATGGAAGAGGCAGCTTCTATGTTGATAAGGGCATGTCGCAGTTAAGTGTGGCACTGGCGGAGCGGATTATTGAACTAGGTGGCGAAGTGGTCAAAGCGTCCGCGGTGAATGAATTGTTTTATAAAGACAAGAAGTGGCATGTGAAGAGTAGGAAGCGTTCAGGTACGTATGATCTTGTCATCAACAATTCAGGTATTTCGTTTGGTCCGCGGACAAGTCATTCGGAATCGAAGCAGTTTTCTTGGGGGGCTTTCCGGATCGATGCGCTTCTGAACGGAACTTTCTGGCAACGGGAGCTAGGTGGCAGACAACTTCCTTTCGCACTCCAAATTATACCTGATAAAGCCCAGTCTATATTATATTCGGACGGACACGGACCCGTATACGTAACTTTCCAGCCAGCTTACGATAAACGTAACGAACGAATCGAAGATGAAGTGATGATGACGTGCTCGATCCATGCGGATACAGAACAGTGGGGATTATTGTCCAAAGACGAGTATAAACAATTGAAGGAAGCCATGACAAAAGCGATGTTGACAGAAATTCAAAAAGTCTTTCCTATTGAAGATTATTTGATTTATTCGGAAGCGGGAACGCCCGAAACTTATAAGACCTACATCGGGAAGACGAGCGTAGGTGGGTTTCCATTGACGGTACGAAACGCGATTCTCAAGCCGAAGAGTGTGCGTTCAGCGTTGCCGCAGTTTTATATTGCGGGCGAGCAGTCGTTCCCAGGTCCCGGTACTTTGTCTTCCGCGCTAAGTGGTTCACATATTGCGCGGGCCATTTTGAAGGAATGGCCCATAACATAA
- a CDS encoding metal-dependent hydrolase, with product MKGTSHLLIGTTVGAIAGYAVQPDIKTALIGAAVGGISGVVPDLDTNGLASNSITLSKKVSKWLMETAGIVILLTLCYQVITQGLSQDIYVYGGIGLLLLIVSRIITQRRMLTITGILVMLLGFVLDQSTGILLAGSYIIIASFIPHRSYTHSILGIVFYGYILQHLHAEWPIEGLVAAGLAGYISHLIADLKILPVNKRGVKWFLPLWKKEF from the coding sequence ATGAAAGGCACTTCACATTTATTGATCGGTACAACCGTCGGGGCCATTGCGGGCTATGCTGTCCAGCCGGATATTAAGACCGCATTGATTGGTGCGGCAGTAGGTGGGATATCTGGCGTTGTGCCAGATCTGGACACGAATGGGCTCGCGAGCAATAGTATTACACTAAGTAAAAAAGTAAGTAAATGGTTGATGGAGACTGCGGGTATCGTGATTTTATTGACGCTTTGTTATCAAGTCATTACACAAGGGCTTAGCCAAGATATTTATGTGTATGGTGGTATTGGTCTTCTGTTGCTCATTGTTTCACGCATCATCACACAACGGCGAATGCTGACGATCACAGGAATTCTCGTCATGCTTCTCGGTTTCGTACTGGATCAGTCAACAGGCATTTTACTCGCGGGAAGCTATATTATTATTGCTTCCTTCATACCGCATCGATCGTATACACATTCCATTCTCGGCATTGTGTTCTATGGGTATATTTTGCAACATCTGCATGCAGAGTGGCCGATCGAAGGACTAGTCGCTGCGGGGCTTGCCGGTTATATTAGTCATCTCATCGCGGACTTAAAGATCCTTCCTGTTAACAAGCGTGGCGTCAAATGGTTCTTGCCGTTGTGGAAAAAAGAGTTCTGA
- a CDS encoding SDR family NAD(P)-dependent oxidoreductase, whose amino-acid sequence MTGMMAGKAGLVTGSGSGIGRASALALAKAGAKVMVSDVSEEAGQETVQMIKDLGGEAAFIACDVSNEEQVIALVDKTVETFGQLDFALNNAGINKGQKPIGELDSKDWDLTLKVNLYGTFYCIKHEVNAMLKTGGGAIVNTASGAGLEGSPNMTPYTASKHAIAGLTKSVALEYGQQGITINSIAPGATITPAIEGWAKTSPEQYEAVLASLPAGRMSTAEDQANAVVFLCSDLARSISGVTLAVDGGYTAGKMQS is encoded by the coding sequence ATGACAGGAATGATGGCAGGAAAAGCAGGATTAGTTACAGGATCAGGTTCGGGTATCGGTAGAGCATCTGCACTTGCATTAGCAAAAGCAGGCGCAAAAGTTATGGTCTCTGATGTAAGTGAAGAGGCTGGACAAGAAACGGTACAAATGATCAAAGACCTTGGTGGCGAAGCAGCCTTCATAGCATGTGATGTAAGTAATGAAGAGCAAGTCATCGCACTAGTAGATAAAACAGTTGAAACGTTCGGCCAGTTAGACTTCGCACTGAATAATGCAGGCATTAACAAAGGTCAAAAACCGATCGGTGAATTGGATTCAAAAGACTGGGATCTTACGCTTAAAGTCAATCTGTACGGCACATTCTACTGCATTAAGCATGAAGTAAACGCTATGCTAAAAACGGGTGGCGGTGCAATTGTCAACACGGCATCCGGTGCAGGTCTTGAAGGTTCACCAAATATGACACCCTACACTGCATCCAAACACGCCATTGCCGGCTTAACTAAATCCGTTGCGTTGGAATACGGTCAACAAGGCATCACGATCAACTCGATCGCTCCAGGTGCTACAATTACCCCTGCTATCGAAGGCTGGGCCAAAACATCTCCCGAGCAATACGAAGCAGTACTTGCATCACTTCCAGCTGGAAGAATGTCCACTGCAGAAGATCAAGCAAACGCGGTAGTCTTCCTATGCTCAGACCTCGCCAGATCAATCAGCGGCGTCACACTTGCGGTAGATGGCGGGTATACTGCCGGTAAAATGCAGTCGTAA